A window of Argopecten irradians isolate NY chromosome 1, Ai_NY, whole genome shotgun sequence contains these coding sequences:
- the LOC138318976 gene encoding uncharacterized protein, whose amino-acid sequence MDDCCKESGNQKQTVVEKNESVKNQMSPKSTPKRGRKRKQRFCSPKISPAISIQDDTGLISDELSTESEDIQSPLHTPRRLKKVPVRRSPRNPPQHGKRRNLKGVIEEEPDITTNEGNKSCKRKNNDKASCQPNNLTTNVKSSSLDENHTQSYMSVEQESTDLSTKFKEQEVHMHRNNQTESQGISNQLVPSHHDLLLAKQNAAEVMARMNCLEKDEDILDVEKEDSREGSAPAESSKSLEQTTSNVSREYVSSSYNCRDTQGTSISSANQQTDTTVSNKPTEHTNVDGHSVKSMNKPDAPQNGDLQTKGDVSDMNAGKKGTILSSLLEGRDQESLIAAELLTRLDRDIHLSEIQPTLGLEQPNYSSYNNISSSPTPFIGVNKYLEPHTKKQCNTDAELNLQHPHLSGPVNGTYESHSEASVHGENGAETNTSASNSLSTPATRQTASQILYQNRAGQEQLGQECQRSHSFNGTIDNTVGEQGRVPRHSNPGALGWEQGQINIPPPQHNSMGMPGWEQRQQPYHQIIDTANQKDPMTFPAAVKQVVQHEDQLAAEQISNGYRYGPMIPENSPYNHSMGRNKQFESSAMYDSREQHNTVIPVEQGIPFGPMVEDPRYNGLQNFQPGNYLNLSQDTLDNIMQNHGSSYVGSPSLQSQPLPTNNSTPDQVVQGFGDYVSYPRSSQSSEDQVQYFQPIRSKSQGPEDIGHHMAKRRRRSTSARADNNKSPAFVQDVMSNYMFKKKPMPFEHPLNPLQKENDDRFFLVLSPEVNADEVRDIGHKGLIAKYIDYLIVENEQITEMSKSVSIPIEHCVMDDPYLMDIIRVKIPFPTLKYYQWLRTYYPTIQIDWLALNEQMLQFQPVGDCRPHHYILDKRPPPVLLGESFYFFQRERDRLFSC is encoded by the exons ATGGATGACTGTTGCAAGGAAAGTGGCAATCAGAAACAAACAGTTGTGGAAAAGAATGAAAGTG TGAAAAATCAGATGAGCCCAAAATCAACACCAAAAAGGGGTAGAAAAAGGAAGCAAAGATTCTGTAGCCCAAAGATATCTCCAG CTATAAGTATTCAGGATGACACTGGACTCATTTCTGATGAACTATCCACTGAATCTGAAGACATTCAAAGTCCATTACACACTCCTCGGAGATTGAAAAAGGTTCCTGTCAGGAGGAGCCCAAGAAATCCTCCACAACATG GAAAAAGAAGAAACCTTAAAGGAGTTATTGAAGAAGAACCTGATATCACAACAAATGAAGGCAACAAAAGTTGTAAGCGGAAGAATAATGACAAAGCTTCATGTCAGCCCAATAATCTTACTACCAACGTAAAGTCGTCATCATTAGATGAGAATCACACTCAATCCTACATGTCTGTTGAACAGGAATCTACAGATCTATCAACCAAATTTAAGGAACAAGAAGTACACATGCACAGGAATAATCAAACTGAATCTCAAGGTATCTCAAATCAATTGGTTCCCAGTCATCATGACCTCCTTTTGGCCAAACAAAATGCTGCAGAGGTGATGGCAAGAATGAATTGTTTAGAAAAAGATGAAGACATCTTGGATGTGGAAAAGGAGGACTCTCGTGAAGGCAGTGCTCCTGCAGAATCCTCAAAAAGTTTGGAACAAACAACTTCCAATGTATCAAGGGAATATGTATCCTCATCATACAACTGTCGTGATACCCAGGGAACATCTATATCCTCAGCTAATCAGCAAACAGATACAACAGTCTCCAACAAGCCAACAGAGCACACAAATGTTGATGGCCATAGTGTCAAATCTATGAATAAGCCTGATGCACCCCAAAATGGAGATTTGCAAACAAAAGGGGATGTATCTGATATGAATGCAGGTAAAAAAGGAACTATTCTTTCCAGTCTGCTGGAAGGTCGTGATCAGGAATCGTTGATAGCTGCTGAACTCCTCACTCGACTTGACCGTGATATACATCTGTCTGAGATACAACCCACGCTAGGTCTGGAACAGCCAAACTACTCAAGCTACAATAACATCAGCTCAAGTCCAACACCATTTATCGGTGTGAATAAATACCTGGAGCCTCATACCAAAAAGCAGTGTAACACAGATGCAGAGCTTAACTTGCAGCATCCTCATCTTAGTGGTCCAGTCAATGGTACGTACGAATCTCATTCTGAAGCGAGTGTCCATGGAGAAAACGGAGCAGAAACAAATACTTCTGCAAGTAATTCTTTGTCAACACCTGCCACAAGGCAAACAGCATCACAGATTCTGTACCAGAACCGAGCTGGACAGGAGCAGCTTGGTCAGGAATGTCAAAGGAGCCACAGTTTCAATGGTACCATAGACAATACAGTTGGAGAGCAGGGGCGAGTGCCGAGACATAGCAATCCCGGAGCTCTGGGATGGGAGCAAGGACAGATCAACATTCCTCCTCCTCAACACAACAGCATGGGAATGCCAGGGTGGGAGCAGCGACAACAGCCCTACCATCAAATTATTGACACTGCCAATCAGAAGGATCCAATGACATTTCCTGCTGCTGTCAAGCAAGTGGTACAGCATGAAGATCAACTTGCAGCTGAACAGATAAGCAATGGATACAGATATGGGCCAATGATTCCAGAGAATTCGCCTTACAACCATAGCATGGGAAGGAACAAACAGTTTGAATCCTCAGCTATGTATGACAGTAGAGAACAACACAATACTGTTATTCCTGTAGAGCAAGGCATACCGTTTGGCCCCATGGTAGAGGATCCAAGGTACAATGGTCTCCAAAATTTCCAGCCTGGAAACTATCTGAATCTTTCCCAAGATACCTTAGACAACATAATGCAGAACCATGGATCTTCTTATGTTGGGAGTCCTTCTTTGCAAAGTCAACCCCTTCCAACTAATAATTCAACCCCAGATCAAGTTGTTCAGGGATTCGGAGACTATGTCAGCTATCCCCGTTCGTCTCAGTCTTCTGAAGACCAGGTTCAGTattttcagccaatcagatccAAGAGTCAAGGACCTGAAGATATTGGGCATCATATGGCTAAGCGACGAAGAAGGTCCACATCGGCTAGGGCTGACAACAATAAAAGCCCTGCCTTTGTTCAAGATGTAATGAGTAATTACATGTTCAAGAAAAAACCTATGCCATTTGAACATCCACTGAATCCTCTTCAAAAAGAAAATGATGATCGTTTCTTCTTAGTTCTGTCTCCAGAGGTAAATGCAGATGAAGTACGCGATATTGGACATAAAGGCCTTATAGCTAAATACATAGACTACCTCATTGTGGAAAATGAACAGATCACAGAGATGTCTAAATCTGTGTCTATCCCTATAGAACACTGTGTTATGGACGATCCATATTTAATGGACATCATTCGGGTGAAGATTCCATTCCCAACACTGAAGTACTACCAGTGGCTGCGTACATACTATCCCACCATTCAGATTGACTGGCTGGCCCTTAACGAACAAATGCTGCAGTTCCAGCCTGTGGGAGATTGTAGGCCACATCACTACATCCTCGACAAGCGGCCGCCACCAGTTCTCCTCGGAGAGTCGTTCTACTTCTTCCAGCGAGAGAGGGACAGACTGTTTTCTTGTTGA